A genomic segment from Burkholderia plantarii encodes:
- a CDS encoding IS110 family transposase — MSAPSFVTVGIDVAKAHVDVALLGARLDAQRFNNDADGHTALATALQPLGIDLVVMEATGGYEAELACALQGAGLPVAVVNPRQARDFARAMGKLAKTDSIDARMLAEMASVLVRREDLSRLLRPVSDERQQWLAALLTRRRQLITMLLSERQRLQITPERLHPSLQAIIAAIQAQLDDIDAQMVGHVREHFAELDRLLQSTRGIGPVSSACLIAQLPELGKLNRRQIAALVGVAPVACDSGSRQGRRRVQGGRFEIRRVLYMATLTATRHNPAIKAFHQRLKAAGKLPKVALVACMRKLLTMLNAMVKSNTPWDDSLHLA, encoded by the coding sequence ATGTCTGCTCCTTCCTTCGTCACGGTTGGCATCGATGTGGCCAAAGCCCACGTCGATGTCGCCTTGCTGGGCGCCCGTCTGGACGCTCAACGCTTCAACAATGACGCCGACGGCCATACGGCGCTGGCCACGGCATTACAGCCATTGGGCATCGATCTGGTCGTCATGGAAGCGACCGGTGGCTATGAAGCCGAATTGGCCTGCGCTCTGCAAGGTGCTGGCTTGCCGGTGGCCGTCGTCAATCCCCGCCAGGCTCGTGACTTCGCGCGTGCCATGGGCAAGCTCGCCAAGACCGATTCCATCGACGCCCGCATGCTCGCCGAAATGGCCTCGGTGCTGGTGCGTCGTGAAGATCTGTCCCGCTTGCTGCGCCCCGTCTCCGACGAGCGCCAGCAGTGGCTTGCTGCTCTGCTGACGCGCAGGCGCCAGTTGATCACCATGCTCTTATCCGAGCGGCAGCGGCTGCAAATCACGCCCGAGCGTTTGCATCCCAGTTTGCAGGCCATCATCGCCGCCATTCAGGCCCAGCTCGACGACATCGATGCTCAAATGGTCGGCCACGTTCGCGAACACTTTGCTGAACTCGACCGATTGCTGCAATCGACTCGCGGCATCGGCCCGGTATCCAGTGCCTGCCTGATTGCTCAACTGCCGGAACTGGGCAAGCTCAATCGTCGCCAGATTGCGGCACTCGTGGGCGTTGCCCCTGTCGCTTGCGATTCGGGCTCGCGCCAAGGACGACGACGTGTGCAGGGCGGGCGCTTTGAAATTCGCCGCGTGCTGTACATGGCGACGCTCACTGCAACCCGCCACAACCCGGCTATCAAGGCCTTCCATCAACGTCTCAAAGCAGCCGGCAAACTGCCCAAGGTCGCGCTGGTTGCCTGCATGCGCAAGCTCCTGACCATGCTCAATGCCATGGTCAAATCCAACACCCCCTGGGACGATTCGCTTCATCTCGCTTGA
- a CDS encoding DUF3564 family protein has translation MRLTIRINGTSQTTRQPSYAVLWVDTDEQLWSREAHQGIDLPCWGKVKHVEGAVALCAADGDEALCRLQGLSIEQASATASVSRADSHGTAVLGGGEPSGAWRLQAVDCCATTPETQGFTVVER, from the coding sequence ATGCGCCTCACGATTCGGATCAACGGAACCAGTCAGACCACGCGCCAGCCGTCGTATGCCGTGCTGTGGGTCGATACCGACGAACAGCTCTGGTCGCGCGAGGCGCATCAGGGCATCGATCTGCCGTGCTGGGGCAAGGTGAAGCACGTCGAAGGCGCGGTGGCGCTGTGCGCGGCCGACGGCGACGAGGCGCTGTGCCGGCTGCAGGGGCTGTCGATCGAGCAGGCGTCGGCCACGGCGTCCGTATCGCGCGCCGACAGCCACGGCACCGCCGTGCTCGGCGGCGGCGAGCCGAGCGGCGCGTGGCGGCTGCAGGCCGTCGATTGCTGCGCGACGACACCCGAAACGCAGGGCTTCACGGTCGTCGAACGCTGA
- a CDS encoding MOSC domain-containing protein: MPILSELFLYPIKSCAGIPAARARLLESGLEYDRGWMVAEPSGTMVTQREQARLALVRVAIGETDLLVDAPGMPTLRTPLDARAHDGAPTLRVTVWGSSFDALDTGATTAQWFSDYLGLTVRLMRFSSEVRREVSREWTGELSTHTQFADGFPVMVVGQSSLDDLNARLAQRGVPAVGMDRFRPNLVISGLDAYEEDFVEHLDVAAASGPIRLRLVKLCTRCPIPDIDQTLGGPHPQWPHEPLDTMSAYRASARFNGALTFGKHAVLASAGAGVLEVGQSLEAEIGFDD; the protein is encoded by the coding sequence ATGCCGATCCTCAGCGAACTGTTCCTCTATCCGATCAAGTCCTGCGCCGGCATTCCGGCCGCGCGCGCGCGGCTGCTGGAAAGCGGCCTCGAATACGATCGCGGCTGGATGGTGGCGGAGCCGTCCGGCACGATGGTCACGCAGCGCGAGCAGGCCCGGCTCGCGCTGGTGCGCGTGGCGATCGGCGAGACGGACCTGCTGGTGGACGCGCCCGGCATGCCGACGCTGCGAACGCCGCTCGACGCGCGCGCCCACGACGGCGCGCCGACGCTGCGCGTCACGGTATGGGGCAGCAGCTTCGACGCGCTCGACACCGGCGCGACCACGGCGCAGTGGTTCAGCGACTACCTCGGCCTCACGGTGCGGCTGATGCGCTTCTCGTCCGAGGTACGCCGTGAAGTGAGCCGCGAGTGGACCGGCGAACTCAGCACCCACACGCAGTTTGCCGACGGCTTCCCGGTGATGGTGGTCGGCCAGTCCTCGCTCGACGACCTGAACGCCCGGCTCGCGCAGCGCGGCGTGCCGGCGGTGGGCATGGACCGCTTCCGCCCGAACCTGGTGATCTCGGGGCTCGATGCCTACGAAGAGGACTTCGTCGAGCATCTCGACGTGGCAGCCGCGTCGGGGCCGATCCGGCTCAGGCTCGTCAAGCTCTGCACGCGCTGCCCGATCCCCGACATCGACCAGACGCTCGGCGGCCCGCATCCGCAGTGGCCGCACGAGCCGCTCGACACGATGAGCGCCTATCGCGCGAGCGCGCGCTTCAACGGCGCGCTGACGTTCGGCAAGCACGCGGTGCTCGCGAGCGCCGGGGCCGGCGTGCTGGAAGTCGGCCAGTCGCTCGAGGCCGAGATCGGCTTCGACGACTGA
- a CDS encoding c-type cytochrome, which translates to MTAAWLDPLLATLHDGEVALGWLTARLGLAGTSHGQPAWPWARRIAIETLAIDPGLTRRLGLALLASVGAFGCALGALVPGRARLPLAAAAVACAWLAPWPPASLWLTAATPTSFQSSPAPFSVATATHGASLYAQHCLACHGATGRGDGPRAGSLPVWPPTMAGPLLARRLDGELFWHIAAGLRDRDGAVTMPGFAGTLGDGDIWDTLAYLRVLSASGGSASGEGWPVPLALPALDVRCADGAARPLARWRSGQRVYVVALGDGAAPPFEDARWQTLLLTRDGRPPARVPADGPRATCTAATPEAWSLFATIAARAPDRFAGTALIADRAGWLRAVAAPGTRWSDANLLCGPARGTAAAPARASRDTAGAAATNPTRPRASPGTSGIDDASGMRDTDGIDALLARIDAEPVAATAGGNPH; encoded by the coding sequence ATGACCGCAGCCTGGCTCGACCCCCTGCTCGCGACGCTGCACGACGGCGAGGTCGCGCTCGGCTGGCTAACCGCCCGGCTCGGCCTCGCCGGCACCAGTCACGGCCAGCCGGCGTGGCCATGGGCGCGGCGCATCGCGATCGAGACGCTCGCGATCGATCCGGGCCTCACGCGCCGGCTCGGCCTCGCGCTGCTCGCCAGCGTCGGCGCATTCGGCTGCGCGCTGGGCGCGCTCGTGCCGGGCCGCGCGCGGCTGCCGCTCGCGGCCGCGGCCGTCGCCTGCGCATGGCTCGCGCCGTGGCCGCCCGCCTCGCTCTGGCTCACGGCCGCCACGCCCACCAGCTTTCAGTCGTCACCGGCCCCGTTCTCGGTCGCCACGGCCACGCACGGCGCCTCGTTGTACGCGCAACATTGTCTCGCCTGCCACGGCGCGACGGGCCGCGGCGACGGCCCGCGCGCCGGCTCGCTACCGGTCTGGCCGCCCACCATGGCCGGCCCGCTGCTCGCGCGCCGGCTCGACGGCGAGCTGTTCTGGCACATCGCCGCCGGCCTGCGCGACCGCGACGGCGCCGTGACGATGCCGGGCTTCGCCGGCACGCTCGGCGACGGCGACATCTGGGACACGCTCGCCTACCTGCGCGTGCTGTCGGCCTCGGGCGGCAGCGCGAGCGGCGAGGGCTGGCCGGTGCCGCTCGCGCTGCCCGCGCTCGACGTGCGCTGCGCGGACGGCGCGGCGCGCCCGCTCGCGCGCTGGCGCAGCGGGCAGCGCGTCTACGTGGTCGCGCTCGGCGACGGCGCCGCGCCGCCGTTCGAGGACGCGCGCTGGCAGACGCTGCTGCTCACGCGCGACGGCCGCCCGCCGGCGCGGGTTCCGGCCGACGGCCCGCGCGCGACCTGCACGGCCGCCACGCCCGAGGCCTGGTCCCTCTTCGCGACGATCGCGGCGCGCGCGCCCGACCGCTTCGCCGGCACCGCGCTGATCGCCGACCGCGCCGGCTGGCTGCGTGCCGTGGCCGCGCCCGGCACGCGCTGGTCCGACGCGAATCTGCTCTGCGGCCCGGCTCGCGGCACCGCGGCGGCACCGGCCCGCGCGTCGCGCGACACGGCCGGCGCCGCCGCCACGAACCCGACCCGCCCGCGCGCGTCGCCCGGCACCAGCGGCATCGACGACGCCTCCGGCATGCGCGACACGGACGGCATCGACGCGCTGCTCGCGCGCATCGACGCCGAGCCGGTGGCCGCCACGGCCGGCGGCAACCCCCATTGA
- the hpaR gene encoding homoprotocatechuate degradation operon regulator HpaR: MNRTIDHRNLTMLLLEAREALVGRFRPILKEVSLTEQQWRIIRLLDGEPRGELEAGQIAKRCCILSPSLTGVLERLERDGLITRMRSTEDQRRLLVALTERSRQLVRKIGQRIDDQDRQLEQQLGPDGLRDIYVALDRLLEVTSVH, encoded by the coding sequence ATGAATCGCACGATTGACCATCGCAATCTAACGATGTTGCTGCTGGAAGCTCGCGAGGCGCTGGTCGGCCGCTTCCGTCCGATCCTCAAGGAAGTGTCGCTGACCGAGCAGCAATGGCGAATCATCCGCCTGCTCGATGGCGAACCGCGTGGTGAACTCGAAGCCGGCCAGATCGCCAAGCGCTGCTGCATCCTGAGCCCAAGCCTGACGGGCGTGCTCGAACGACTCGAGCGCGACGGCCTGATCACGCGCATGCGTTCGACCGAGGACCAGCGCCGGCTGCTGGTGGCGCTGACCGAGCGCAGCCGCCAGCTGGTGCGCAAGATCGGCCAGCGCATCGACGATCAGGACCGCCAGCTCGAACAGCAACTCGGCCCCGACGGCCTGCGCGACATCTACGTCGCGCTCGACCGGCTGCTCGAAGTCACCTCGGTTCACTAG
- a CDS encoding MFS transporter: MPPVVHPFIAPLIVACALFMETVDANIIVTALPAMARAFGHSPVTLNIAITAYVVGLGVFIPICGWLADRYGARTVFRTAIGIFVAGSLMCAASTNLELFTFARFVQGVGGAMMVPVGRIIIFRAVPRSDLIRAMNYLSLPALFGPAFGPLLGGFLTTYLHWRLIFFINVPVGIYGIYLANKYIANTHEPNPGPLDWFGFMLSAAGASLLLMGLTMLDGALVSQRAAFLMCVAGGLLLSIYVLYARRAEQPVLDLRFLKIPTFHASVVGGSLFRIGLGAVPFLLPLTLQEGLGMSAFTSGLVTCASAVGGALSRLLSQKLLRQYGFRRVLMVNAALAGLAIAMYGTFYPGMPMWAIWVIVLVGGVFPALQFTSLNSVIYAEIAPRDIGRATSLGSVVQQMSLGLGVTVAGIVLHLSVALRGHPSVQWSDFWPAFLVVGLCSFASIPVTRRLAPNAGDEIARGKRG, from the coding sequence ATGCCGCCCGTCGTCCATCCCTTCATCGCACCGCTGATCGTCGCCTGCGCGTTGTTCATGGAGACGGTGGACGCCAACATCATCGTCACCGCGTTGCCCGCGATGGCCCGGGCCTTCGGCCACAGCCCCGTCACCCTCAACATCGCGATCACCGCGTACGTGGTGGGGCTCGGCGTGTTCATCCCGATCTGCGGCTGGCTGGCCGACCGCTACGGCGCGCGCACCGTGTTCCGCACGGCGATCGGCATCTTCGTGGCCGGCTCGCTGATGTGCGCGGCCTCCACCAACCTCGAGCTGTTCACGTTCGCGCGCTTCGTGCAGGGCGTGGGTGGCGCGATGATGGTGCCGGTCGGGCGCATCATCATCTTCCGCGCGGTGCCGCGCTCGGACCTGATCCGTGCGATGAACTACCTGAGCCTGCCCGCGCTGTTCGGCCCCGCGTTCGGGCCGCTGCTGGGCGGCTTCCTCACCACCTACCTGCACTGGCGCCTGATCTTCTTTATCAACGTGCCGGTGGGCATCTACGGCATCTATCTCGCCAACAAGTACATCGCCAACACGCACGAGCCGAACCCGGGGCCGCTCGACTGGTTCGGCTTCATGCTGTCGGCCGCGGGCGCCTCGCTGCTGCTGATGGGGCTCACCATGCTGGACGGCGCGCTCGTCAGCCAGCGCGCCGCGTTCCTGATGTGCGTGGCGGGCGGCCTGCTGCTGAGCATCTACGTGCTCTACGCGCGGCGCGCCGAGCAGCCGGTGCTCGATCTGCGGTTCCTGAAGATCCCCACCTTCCATGCGAGCGTGGTGGGCGGCTCGCTGTTTCGCATCGGGCTCGGCGCCGTGCCGTTCCTGCTGCCGCTGACGCTGCAGGAAGGGCTCGGCATGAGCGCGTTCACCTCGGGGCTCGTGACCTGCGCGTCGGCGGTGGGCGGCGCGCTATCGCGGCTGCTGTCGCAGAAGCTGCTGCGCCAGTACGGCTTTCGCCGCGTGCTGATGGTGAACGCCGCGCTGGCCGGCCTCGCGATCGCGATGTACGGCACGTTCTATCCGGGCATGCCGATGTGGGCGATCTGGGTGATCGTGCTGGTGGGCGGCGTGTTCCCCGCGCTGCAGTTCACCAGCCTCAACTCGGTGATCTACGCCGAGATCGCGCCGCGCGACATCGGTCGCGCCACCAGCCTCGGCAGCGTGGTCCAGCAGATGTCGCTGGGCCTCGGCGTGACGGTGGCCGGCATCGTGCTGCATCTGTCGGTGGCGCTGCGCGGCCATCCGTCGGTGCAGTGGTCGGATTTCTGGCCGGCGTTCCTGGTGGTGGGGCTCTGCTCGTTCGCGTCGATCCCGGTCACGCGCCGCCTCGCCCCGAACGCCGGCGACGAGATCGCGCGCGGCAAGCGCGGCTGA
- a CDS encoding winged helix-turn-helix domain-containing protein produces MDCKYLYIDNIKINFIRRSIDIDGEPIDMTPREFDVVEFLLDNMNKVVPRQAIQEAVWGRELGVSSRTLDTHISRIRSKLKLDNDKNMRIIPIYSIGYRLVLFGAAMTHVEPHDEPTLRRMPQPGAPASHAFF; encoded by the coding sequence ATGGATTGCAAGTATCTGTACATCGACAACATAAAAATCAACTTCATCCGCCGTTCGATCGACATCGACGGCGAGCCGATCGACATGACGCCGCGCGAGTTCGACGTCGTCGAATTCCTGCTCGACAACATGAACAAGGTCGTGCCGCGCCAGGCGATTCAAGAAGCCGTGTGGGGTCGCGAACTCGGCGTGTCGTCGCGCACGCTGGACACGCACATCTCGCGGATCCGCTCGAAGCTCAAGCTCGACAACGACAAGAACATGCGCATCATCCCGATCTACTCGATCGGCTATCGCCTCGTGCTGTTCGGCGCGGCCATGACGCACGTGGAGCCGCACGACGAGCCGACGCTGCGCCGCATGCCGCAACCGGGCGCGCCGGCTTCGCACGCGTTTTTCTGA
- a CDS encoding SfnB family sulfur acquisition oxidoreductase, whose translation MSTPDLTTPRSPAAGGPDGAAATGVLPDAAPAPAHRIASDEEAIEVARELAARLAAGAIERDRERRLPREEIEWFSRSGLWAITVPKAYGGAGVSFVTLVEVIRLISAADPSLGQLPQNHFGLVDVIALTGSEAQKRAFFAEVLAGRRFGNGFSEKGTKHVLDLKTTIVRDGAHWRVDGTKFYSTGALFAHYVPVLGLDADRQAWLAYIPSGTPGLTVIDDWSGFGQRTTASGTVRLEQVVVPDSHVFPAQRVTDQPTLNGPISQILQAAIDAGIARAALDDTLRFVRERSRPWVDSGVTRAADDPLTLSETGRLVISLHAADALLDRAARTLDELAARGQLGDDDVARASVEVGEAKVLTTETALLASQKLLELAGTQATLAVYGLDRHWRNARTHTLHDPVRWKYHLVGNYYLNGVKPARHAWN comes from the coding sequence ATGTCCACGCCCGATCTCACCACGCCCCGTTCGCCGGCCGCCGGCGGACCGGACGGCGCCGCCGCGACCGGCGTCCTGCCTGATGCCGCGCCGGCGCCCGCGCACCGGATCGCGTCCGACGAGGAAGCGATCGAGGTGGCCCGCGAGCTGGCCGCGCGGCTCGCGGCCGGCGCGATCGAGCGCGACCGCGAGCGCCGGCTGCCGCGCGAGGAGATCGAATGGTTCTCGCGCTCGGGGCTGTGGGCGATCACGGTGCCGAAGGCCTATGGTGGCGCGGGCGTGTCGTTCGTCACGCTGGTCGAGGTGATCCGGCTGATCTCGGCGGCCGACCCGTCGCTCGGCCAGCTGCCGCAGAACCACTTCGGGCTGGTGGACGTGATCGCGCTGACCGGCAGCGAGGCGCAGAAGCGCGCGTTTTTTGCCGAGGTGCTGGCGGGCCGGCGCTTCGGCAACGGCTTCTCGGAGAAGGGCACGAAGCACGTGCTCGATCTGAAGACGACGATCGTGCGCGACGGCGCGCACTGGCGCGTGGACGGCACCAAGTTCTATTCGACGGGCGCGCTGTTCGCGCACTACGTGCCGGTGCTCGGCCTCGATGCCGACCGCCAGGCGTGGCTCGCCTACATCCCGAGCGGCACGCCCGGGCTGACCGTGATCGACGACTGGTCGGGCTTCGGCCAGCGCACCACCGCGAGCGGCACGGTGCGGCTGGAACAGGTGGTGGTGCCCGACTCGCACGTGTTCCCCGCGCAGCGCGTGACCGACCAGCCGACGCTGAACGGCCCGATCTCGCAGATCCTCCAGGCCGCGATCGACGCCGGCATCGCGCGGGCGGCGCTCGACGACACGCTGCGCTTCGTGCGCGAACGCTCGCGGCCGTGGGTGGACAGCGGCGTGACGCGCGCCGCGGACGATCCGCTGACGCTCAGCGAGACGGGCCGGCTGGTAATCTCGCTGCACGCGGCCGACGCGCTGCTCGACCGCGCCGCGCGCACGCTCGATGAACTGGCCGCGCGCGGCCAGCTTGGCGACGACGACGTTGCGCGCGCATCGGTCGAGGTGGGCGAGGCCAAGGTGCTGACCACCGAGACGGCGCTGCTCGCGAGCCAGAAGCTGCTGGAACTGGCCGGCACGCAGGCCACGCTGGCCGTGTACGGCCTCGACCGGCACTGGCGCAACGCACGCACGCATACGCTGCACGATCCGGTGCGCTGGAAATACCATCTGGTCGGCAATTACTACCTGAACGGCGTGAAGCCGGCGCGGCATGCGTGGAATTGA
- the treA gene encoding alpha,alpha-trehalase TreA, which translates to MNTAQSATAPAAQRTGDDAAAAAAQPTGVLPPPSKLYGDLFVAVQTAQLFPDQKTFVDSTPDADPSTIEQLYAQQKDTPGFSLREFVTKHFAPPVDSVVTPPAHQTLRAHIDWLWPRLTRNTDGAPRYGSLIALPKPYVVPGGRFREGYYWDSYFTMLGLQEAGREDLVDAMLDNFAYLIDTVGHVPNGNRTYYASRSQPPFFAYMVELAARKEGDGVYQKYLPALRKEYAYWMHGEQNTPRGSASAHVVAMPDGSILNRYWDASATPRDESYLEDVQTAHAAAGRPAAEVWRDLRAGAESGWDYSSRWLGDGRTLATIRTTAIVPVDLNSLMYHLEKTIVKGCDVTHDAACVADFSARAARRDAAINRYLWNPAGYYGDYDWQLGKPRDELSAAALYPLYAGVATPEHAISTAQHVRDTLLQPGGLATTTHNTGQQWDAPNGWAPLQWIAIQGLTRYGEGPLADEIGKRFLADVKGVYGREGKLVEKYVVEGAGVGGGGGGEYPLQDGFGWTNGVTAKLLDRYGQ; encoded by the coding sequence ATGAACACGGCGCAGTCCGCCACGGCACCGGCCGCGCAGCGCACCGGCGACGACGCCGCGGCCGCCGCCGCGCAGCCGACCGGCGTGCTGCCGCCGCCGAGCAAGCTCTACGGCGACCTGTTCGTGGCCGTGCAGACCGCGCAGCTGTTCCCCGACCAGAAGACCTTCGTCGATTCGACGCCCGACGCGGACCCGTCCACGATCGAGCAGCTCTACGCGCAGCAGAAGGACACGCCGGGCTTCTCGCTGCGCGAGTTCGTCACGAAGCACTTCGCGCCGCCGGTGGACAGCGTGGTCACGCCGCCCGCGCACCAGACGCTGCGCGCCCACATCGACTGGCTGTGGCCGCGCCTGACGCGCAACACCGACGGCGCGCCGCGCTACGGTTCGCTGATCGCGCTGCCCAAGCCCTACGTGGTGCCGGGCGGGCGCTTCCGCGAAGGCTACTACTGGGACAGCTACTTCACGATGCTGGGCCTGCAGGAGGCCGGGCGCGAGGATCTGGTCGACGCGATGCTCGACAACTTCGCCTATCTGATCGACACGGTCGGCCACGTGCCGAACGGCAACCGCACCTACTACGCGAGCCGCTCGCAGCCGCCGTTCTTCGCCTACATGGTCGAGCTCGCGGCGCGCAAGGAGGGCGACGGCGTCTACCAGAAATACCTGCCGGCGCTGCGCAAGGAATACGCGTACTGGATGCACGGCGAGCAGAACACGCCGCGCGGCAGCGCGTCGGCGCATGTGGTGGCGATGCCCGACGGCTCGATCCTGAACCGCTACTGGGATGCGAGCGCGACGCCGCGCGACGAGTCCTATCTCGAGGACGTGCAGACCGCGCACGCGGCCGCCGGCCGGCCCGCCGCCGAGGTCTGGCGCGACCTGCGCGCCGGGGCCGAGAGCGGCTGGGACTACAGCTCGCGCTGGCTCGGCGACGGCCGCACGCTCGCCACCATCCGCACCACCGCGATCGTGCCGGTCGATCTGAACAGCCTGATGTACCACCTGGAGAAGACCATCGTGAAGGGCTGCGACGTCACGCACGACGCCGCCTGCGTGGCCGACTTCTCCGCGCGCGCCGCGCGCCGCGACGCCGCGATCAACCGCTATCTGTGGAATCCGGCCGGCTATTACGGCGACTACGACTGGCAGCTCGGCAAGCCGCGCGACGAACTGAGCGCGGCCGCGCTCTACCCGCTCTACGCGGGCGTGGCCACGCCCGAGCACGCGATCTCCACCGCGCAGCACGTGCGTGACACGCTGCTGCAGCCGGGCGGCCTCGCCACCACCACCCACAACACCGGCCAGCAATGGGACGCGCCGAACGGCTGGGCGCCGCTGCAATGGATCGCGATCCAGGGCCTCACGCGCTACGGCGAAGGCCCGCTCGCCGACGAGATCGGCAAGCGTTTCCTGGCCGACGTGAAGGGCGTGTACGGGCGCGAGGGCAAGCTGGTCGAGAAGTACGTGGTGGAGGGCGCCGGCGTGGGCGGTGGCGGGGGCGGGGAATATCCGCTGCAGGACGGCTTCGGCTGGACCAACGGCGTGACCGCGAAGCTGCTCGACCGCTACGGTCAATAA
- a CDS encoding ABC transporter substrate-binding protein encodes MNHRPPVNRRRFLQSSAALAALPALGAPAFSRAATRVTLRAGDQKGGVRALLEAAGALTGLPYDIEWTEFPAAAPLGEALNAAAVDCGPIGDAPLIFALASGARVKAIAANRSDAYGTAVMVGPNAPLRGAADLKGKRIGTMRGSIGHYVALKALDSAGLPPTAADFRFLPPADTMLALATGSIDAWATWEPYTALAETSGRARVLVNGRGLSSGLSYLAATDAAIAAKRDVLQDFVRRVVAAQVWSYQHADAFSATLARIIGIPETAAKLQFERRNTKWLPIGPGLIAEQQATADFYLRMGLLRQRLEVGPTFDRGFALDTAHAA; translated from the coding sequence ATGAATCACCGCCCGCCCGTCAACCGACGACGTTTCCTCCAGTCCAGCGCCGCGCTCGCCGCGTTGCCGGCGCTCGGCGCGCCCGCGTTCTCGCGGGCCGCCACGCGCGTGACGCTCAGGGCCGGCGACCAGAAAGGCGGCGTGCGCGCGCTGCTGGAGGCGGCCGGCGCGCTGACCGGGCTGCCCTACGACATCGAGTGGACCGAATTTCCGGCTGCGGCGCCGCTGGGCGAGGCGCTGAACGCGGCGGCCGTGGACTGCGGGCCGATCGGCGACGCGCCGCTGATCTTCGCGCTGGCCTCGGGGGCGCGCGTGAAGGCGATCGCGGCGAACCGCTCGGACGCCTACGGCACCGCGGTGATGGTCGGCCCGAACGCGCCGCTGCGCGGTGCCGCCGACCTGAAGGGCAAGCGCATCGGCACCATGCGCGGCTCGATCGGCCATTACGTGGCGCTGAAGGCGCTCGACTCGGCCGGCCTGCCGCCCACGGCCGCCGATTTCCGCTTCCTGCCGCCCGCCGACACGATGCTCGCGCTCGCCACCGGCTCGATCGACGCGTGGGCGACCTGGGAGCCCTACACGGCGCTGGCCGAGACGAGCGGCCGGGCGCGCGTGCTGGTGAACGGGCGCGGGCTGTCGTCGGGGCTCAGCTACCTCGCGGCGACCGACGCCGCGATCGCCGCGAAACGCGACGTGCTGCAGGACTTCGTGCGGCGCGTGGTGGCCGCGCAGGTCTGGTCGTACCAACACGCGGACGCGTTCTCGGCCACGCTCGCGCGCATCATCGGGATTCCCGAGACGGCCGCGAAGCTGCAGTTCGAGCGGCGCAACACGAAGTGGCTGCCGATCGGGCCCGGGCTGATCGCCGAGCAGCAGGCGACCGCCGATTTCTACCTGCGCATGGGACTGCTGCGGCAGCGCCTCGAGGTGGGGCCGACCTTCGACCGCGGCTTCGCGCTGGACACGGCGCACGCGGCCTGA